In a single window of the Acinetobacter sp. CS-2 genome:
- a CDS encoding DUF6527 family protein — translation MNEFKKVSNVLLESNGIYFIECPGCKTLHPIHVGEQHRIRWGFNGNLDAPTFTPSLMVNQGHPSQCHSFITDGKIQFLSDCNHSLAGKTVDLLPVEEF, via the coding sequence ATGAATGAGTTTAAAAAAGTAAGTAATGTTTTGCTTGAATCAAATGGTATCTATTTCATTGAGTGCCCAGGATGTAAAACCTTACATCCTATCCATGTTGGTGAGCAGCATCGCATCCGATGGGGTTTTAATGGGAATTTAGATGCTCCAACATTCACCCCATCATTGATGGTAAATCAAGGTCATCCAAGCCAATGTCACTCATTTATCACCGACGGGAAGATTCAATTCTTATCTGATTGTAATCACAGTTTAGCTGGTAAAACCGTTGATTTACTGCCAGTAGAGGAATTCTAA
- a CDS encoding holin — protein MSETTAAVAETSAAALGSKATVTGGAASFAGFFMGIDWMGWIGIGVAVLGLLINVYFSWQRNQREKAEHELKMAKLRGQCNVKD, from the coding sequence ATGTCTGAAACCACCGCAGCAGTAGCGGAAACATCTGCAGCAGCTTTAGGATCGAAAGCAACAGTAACCGGCGGTGCGGCAAGTTTCGCCGGTTTTTTTATGGGCATTGATTGGATGGGCTGGATTGGTATTGGGGTTGCTGTACTTGGCTTGCTCATCAATGTCTATTTTTCATGGCAGCGAAATCAGCGTGAAAAAGCCGAGCATGAATTAAAAATGGCAAAGTTGCGAGGGCAATGTAATGTCAAAGACTAA
- a CDS encoding glycoside hydrolase family protein, whose amino-acid sequence MSKTKYFVIGTALAASLGGFFISGVSTEQVQATAIKEGYTPKPIIPVKGDVPTIGNGTTVYCDGKKVTLKDPAISKEKALQQLKCHIEKNAPAFNKSLQGVKVSQVEYDLYNDFVYQFGITAWNNSSMLRNLKRGKYVQACQSLLKWKYVAKRDCSVRSNNCYGVWTRQVDRYQKCMGAQQ is encoded by the coding sequence ATGTCAAAGACTAAATATTTTGTTATTGGTACAGCTTTAGCCGCCTCATTAGGCGGTTTTTTTATATCTGGGGTTAGTACTGAACAAGTTCAGGCAACCGCAATTAAAGAGGGGTATACACCAAAACCCATAATTCCAGTGAAAGGCGATGTACCAACAATTGGCAATGGCACTACTGTCTACTGTGATGGTAAGAAAGTCACACTAAAAGATCCAGCTATTTCGAAAGAAAAAGCGCTTCAGCAACTTAAATGCCATATCGAAAAGAATGCACCAGCATTCAATAAATCACTGCAGGGCGTAAAGGTTTCACAGGTTGAATATGACTTGTACAACGACTTCGTTTATCAGTTCGGCATCACTGCATGGAACAACTCATCCATGCTCCGAAACTTGAAGCGAGGCAAATATGTACAAGCTTGCCAGTCACTATTGAAGTGGAAATATGTAGCCAAGCGCGATTGCTCAGTCCGATCCAATAACTGTTATGGGGTCTGGACCCGGCAAGTTGATCGCTATCAAAAATGTATGGGGGCACAACAATGA